The Leptospira inadai serovar Lyme str. 10 genomic sequence AAAAACAATCATTTAGAAGCCGTCAAAGTTTTGATTAAGGCAGGAGCCAATATAAATGCAGTCGCAGGATATTCGAAAGAGACTCCTATATTTCTATCTCTTTCTCCGAAAAAAAGGGAAATCTTTAAATTTTTAATTAATTCATTAGCTGATTTGAAAAAAACCAATTCAAATGGGGAATCAATCCTAAATTTAGCCGTTCGAGAGCGAAACTTAGAAGCTATTAAGCTTTTAATAGATTTAAAATTAGATATAAATCACGGAGGAGTTGGAGGGGAGACACCGTTACATGAAGCAAGTGCGGATGGATACGACGAAGTTGTTGAGTTGATTATTGCAAATGGTGCTAAATTAAATATAATAACTAGAAAATCTTCTAATTTGGACAAGGGTGGGAACACTCCGTTGCATTATGCAACAATGTTCGGAAAAATAAGTACAGTAAAAATTTTACTAAAACATGGTGCCGATAAAACCCTTCGAAATGGGGATGGAAACACGGCCTTAGATATTGCAAAAAAAAAGGGGTATAAGGACCTCGTTAAGATTTTAGAATGATTATGTTCACATCCTCTTTTCAGGCAATGAATCTCCTTTCACACTCCGCGAAGGATCGACACGGGGTCACAAAAATCGCAGATGCGATTTTTTGACCGAAGTGGAGAGCCTGACCCGAAGAGAGAAAGCTGAAGGCACTGTAATGAAAAGTAGGTTGAGGGGCGCGGCCAAAAACAGAAACTCCGCCCTCCAGAGCGTGTCGACGTCCTTGACCCAAGGAATCACCGCAGCAGAGAACGTGTCGTTGTTAAGCGTAACCGCCTAATCAAGCCCACCTTTTGCTCCTCGGCCAATCGTGCTAAACTATTTTTAATGAACAGAACAAATGTAGATTGGCAGCAAGAGTTTGAGGAATTTTCAAAAAGCGGATTTTCGCAACCGCAATACTGCAAAAAGAAAGGACTAAAATACTCGGCCTTTCGTTACCACTGGAAGAGGCGGGCTAAGATTCAGCAAAAAGAAGAGAGCTTTGTAGAAGTACCTCAATCGGTTTCAAACAGCATTTCGTCGGTAGGGTCTGAATTTTTGACCCTAAAAATAGATTCGTCCGGCAAGGCTTCGCTACAAGTAAACCTTCAGTTTAGTTTGGGACAATGGAGCTAAATCCCGGCAGGAGAAAGTGTATTTACGACCTGGAGTCACCGACTTAAGGAAATCGATTAATACGCTTGCCATCATCGTAGAAGGCAGAATGAAGAAGGACTTGTATTCG encodes the following:
- the tnpA gene encoding IS66 family insertion sequence element accessory protein TnpA; the protein is MNRTNVDWQQEFEEFSKSGFSQPQYCKKKGLKYSAFRYHWKRRAKIQQKEESFVEVPQSVSNSISSVGSEFLTLKIDSSGKASLQVNLQFSLGQWS
- a CDS encoding ankyrin repeat domain-containing protein, with the translated sequence MKRYLLVFILIPIISLSSRPIDDLLIASKNGDVGKIESILKKGNVDVNGFIKGSLPTEEEEAEVGFQFTPLHWAVKNNHLEAVKVLIKAGANINAVAGYSKETPIFLSLSPKKREIFKFLINSLADLKKTNSNGESILNLAVRERNLEAIKLLIDLKLDINHGGVGGETPLHEASADGYDEVVELIIANGAKLNIITRKSSNLDKGGNTPLHYATMFGKISTVKILLKHGADKTLRNGDGNTALDIAKKKGYKDLVKILE